Proteins found in one Verrucomicrobiota bacterium genomic segment:
- a CDS encoding 6-phosphofructokinase, translating to MAELSGKLLVAQSGGPTSVINASVAGVVTEAGKHECIEEIYGGLNGIYGILRENLIDLNDEKQKTIEGLRFTPGAALGTCRYKLDFKGQPEKAAKDMDRLFEVFNAHNIRFFLYAGGNDSQDTAHKISHEAEKRGYELRVIGIPKTIDNDLPHTDQCPGYGSVIKYNATTVMEIAADIGSMATDDGSCCIIEVMGRRAGWIAAGTVLAKRAPEDAPHIILLPEVAFDEAKFLAKVKETIAAYKYCVVVVGEGLKDAKGKEVAADKSRVDAFGHPLLSGAADLLAEVVSGKLNIKTRTVKLGYAQRAAAHFSSKTDNDQAFVAGEAAVRAAVDGKSGYVVKIVRQSDSPYKWTTDLHHLEEIANAERLIPREWISEDGFLPNEQFVTYARPLIEGEVKFQVEGGVPKFAKLSRSPVETILSPLA from the coding sequence ATGGCTGAACTTTCTGGAAAATTATTGGTTGCCCAATCAGGCGGGCCGACTTCGGTGATCAACGCGAGCGTTGCTGGCGTGGTTACCGAAGCGGGCAAACATGAATGCATTGAAGAGATATACGGTGGGTTGAACGGTATCTATGGCATTCTGCGTGAGAACTTGATTGACCTGAACGACGAAAAGCAGAAGACCATCGAGGGGCTGCGGTTTACACCGGGCGCCGCGCTGGGCACCTGCCGCTACAAGCTGGACTTTAAAGGGCAGCCGGAAAAGGCCGCCAAAGACATGGATCGCCTGTTTGAGGTCTTCAACGCCCATAACATCCGGTTTTTCTTGTACGCCGGCGGCAATGATTCCCAGGACACCGCGCACAAAATCAGCCATGAAGCGGAAAAGCGCGGCTATGAACTGCGCGTCATCGGCATCCCCAAGACCATTGACAACGATCTCCCGCATACCGACCAATGCCCCGGATACGGCTCCGTGATCAAGTATAACGCCACCACGGTGATGGAAATCGCCGCTGATATCGGCAGCATGGCCACTGATGACGGCTCTTGCTGCATCATTGAAGTCATGGGTCGTCGCGCCGGTTGGATCGCCGCCGGTACCGTGCTGGCCAAGCGCGCCCCGGAGGATGCGCCGCATATCATTTTGCTGCCGGAAGTGGCGTTTGACGAAGCGAAGTTCCTGGCCAAAGTCAAGGAAACCATCGCCGCGTACAAATACTGCGTCGTGGTGGTGGGGGAAGGACTCAAGGACGCCAAGGGCAAAGAAGTCGCCGCCGACAAGAGCCGGGTGGACGCCTTTGGGCATCCGCTGCTCTCCGGTGCCGCCGATCTCCTGGCCGAAGTGGTCAGCGGGAAACTGAATATCAAGACCCGCACGGTGAAACTCGGCTATGCGCAACGCGCCGCCGCCCATTTCTCGAGCAAGACCGATAACGACCAAGCCTTTGTCGCCGGCGAAGCCGCCGTGCGCGCTGCCGTGGATGGCAAGAGTGGTTACGTGGTCAAAATCGTGCGCCAATCGGACAGCCCATACAAGTGGACGACCGACTTGCATCATTTGGAAGAGATTGCCAATGCCGAGCGCTTGATTCCGCGCGAATGGATCTCGGAAGATGGCTTCCTGCCCAACGAACAGTTCGTCACCTACGCTCGCCCCTTGATCGAAGGCGAAGTGAAATTTCAGGTGGAAGGCGGCGTGCCCAAGTTTGCCAAACTCAGCCGCAGCCCGGTGGAAACGATTCTCTCTCCGCTGGCGTAA
- the sufT gene encoding putative Fe-S cluster assembly protein SufT, whose product MIPVELSRDCEAVAIPGGQTTTLPKGASVTITQTLGGVYTVQTMDGLFRIATKDADALGLQAEALEAPTQKTANGPVDEKTVWDILKTCYDPEIPVNIVDLGLVYDLHLEQLPSGRTKVMAKMTLTAPGCGMGPMIAGDAQQKIIGLPGVEEASVELVWDPPWHQSMITADGRKILGLE is encoded by the coding sequence ATGATTCCAGTTGAATTAAGCAGGGATTGCGAAGCGGTGGCCATTCCGGGCGGCCAAACCACCACGTTGCCGAAAGGCGCCAGTGTCACGATCACCCAAACTTTGGGCGGGGTGTACACGGTGCAAACCATGGATGGCCTGTTCCGCATCGCCACCAAAGATGCCGACGCGCTCGGCTTGCAGGCCGAGGCGCTGGAAGCGCCCACCCAAAAAACCGCCAACGGCCCGGTGGATGAGAAAACCGTCTGGGACATCCTCAAAACCTGTTACGACCCGGAGATTCCCGTCAACATTGTGGACCTTGGGCTGGTGTACGACCTGCATTTGGAGCAATTGCCCAGCGGCCGCACCAAGGTAATGGCCAAAATGACGCTCACCGCACCGGGGTGCGGCATGGGGCCAATGATCGCCGGGGACGCCCAGCAAAAGATTATCGGCCTTCCCGGAGTCGAGGAAGCGTCCGTGGAACTGGTCTGGGACCCGCCCTGGCATCAATCCATGATCACAGCCGACGGTCGCAAAATCCTGGGGCTGGAATAA
- a CDS encoding HAD hydrolase-like protein translates to MIRLVLFDIDGTLVRTHGAGVKAFLSAFDHEFKLPCNGVRLSFAGRTDTSLVREFFKLHRREPTREDFDRFFDRYVFLLEHNLQHGKGHIIPGVWEWLEQLAALPQPPLIGLLTGNVRLGAEIKLRHFNCWERFAIGAFADDHEDRDQIAAIAFARGRQLLGPALQPHEVLVIGDTPHDVRCGKSIGARVLAVATGGAKLPELLASQPDWAVNDLLEIRAASVIHA, encoded by the coding sequence ATGATTCGCCTGGTCCTATTTGACATTGATGGCACACTTGTCCGCACGCATGGCGCGGGGGTGAAGGCATTCCTGAGCGCCTTTGACCATGAATTCAAGCTCCCCTGCAACGGCGTGCGCTTGTCCTTTGCGGGGCGGACGGATACTTCGCTCGTACGCGAATTCTTCAAGTTGCACCGCCGCGAGCCCACCCGCGAGGATTTCGACCGCTTCTTCGACCGCTACGTGTTCCTGTTGGAGCACAACTTGCAGCATGGCAAAGGCCACATCATTCCGGGCGTCTGGGAATGGCTGGAGCAACTCGCCGCGTTGCCGCAACCGCCCTTGATCGGGTTGTTGACCGGCAACGTCCGGCTGGGTGCGGAAATCAAACTGCGCCACTTCAACTGCTGGGAGCGCTTCGCCATCGGCGCGTTTGCCGATGACCACGAGGATCGCGATCAGATTGCCGCCATCGCCTTCGCGCGCGGACGCCAGCTTCTGGGACCGGCCTTGCAGCCGCACGAAGTGTTGGTGATCGGGGATACGCCGCATGACGTGCGTTGCGGGAAATCCATTGGCGCCCGCGTATTAGCCGTGGCCACGGGGGGCGCCAAGTTGCCGGAATTACTCGCCAGCCAGCCGGACTGGGCGGTCAACGACCTGCTGGAGATTCGCGCCGCCTCCGTGATCCATGCGTGA